A region of the Gallaecimonas mangrovi genome:
TATTCAAGTTTCAAAATCGAGTTGCCCAAGCCCTGGCCGGTTAAACCGCCACGGCCAAAAGCCATTAATGACTGGGTTAGCTGGTAACCGGTGCCAAAAGGGTCGGCCCAAGGGTCCAAGAAGCCGGTCACCCGTTTCATCCGGTAAGGCTCTGTCACCACCAGCAGCACCAGCGCCGCTACCCCCATGATGATCATGCCAATAAACTGCCAAACCCGAGCGCCGGCCAAAAACAACAGGCCAAGGGTCGTTACCAGCATTACCACCACGGTGCCAAGGTCGGGCTGAGCCAGCAGCATCAGCGCCATCAAAAAGAACACCCCCAGCGGCTTAATAAAGCCCACCAGGTTTTCCCGCACTTCCTGGTGACGGCGCACCAGATAGCCAGACAAATACGCAAACAAGAACAATTTGGCGGGCTCTGCTGCCTGCACGTTGATGGGGCCCAAGCGGAACCAGCGGGTGGCGCCGTTAACGTTATGGCCAACAACCAACACCGCCAGCAATAATAACAGCGCCAACAGCAGCAAATAGCCGTTGTATTTCGCCCAGACACTAATGGGTGTTTGCAGCGTTACCACGGCAAGAATGAGCGCACCGACAATAAAGAAGCTTTCTTTATCGAGGATGTAGAAGGGGTTACCGGTCAGCCGGTTTGCCTCTGGCATTGAGGCAGAGGCAATCATCACCCAGCCAAAACCCATCAGGCCAAGGATGACCGCAATCAAGGTGCGGTCATACAAGGCCGTATCGGCTTGGCGGGTGAAAAAGCGCTCTTTAAGGCTGACCAGGGTTATCATTTCAGCCCCTTAACCAACAGCCGGAAACGCTCACCGCGCTCTTCGAAGTTCTTGAACTGATCCAGGCTGGCACAAGCCGGTGATAACAACACCAAGTCCCCCGGTTTTGCCAAGGAAGCGGCCAGTTTTACGGCATCATCCAAAGTTTCAACCCGGTGTGGGTTGTCTTTCATCACCGCCACCTGCTCGGCGTCACGACCAAAGCAAATCAGTTCACGCACTTTTGCCATCTTGGCTTTTAGCGGCGTAAATTCGGCGCCTTTAGCGTCGCCGCCAGCCAGCAAGATGATGTCGCCTTCGATATCGGCAAAGCCGTCGAGCGCCGCCTCAAGCGAACCAAGGTTGGTGGCTTTGGAATCATTGATGTAGCGCACGCCGTCTTTCTCGGCAATGACTTCGCAGCGATGCTCCAAGCCGCCAAAGCTTTTTAGGCTTTTTATCATGCCATCAAGTGGCAATCCGGCCGCATCGCCTAACGCCAAGGCCGCCAAGGCATTGAGATGGTTATGGCGGCCGATAAGCTTGACGTCTTTGGTGGCGATGATGGGCTCTTCACCCTTCATCAAAAAGCCGTCGCTGATGTGATAATCACCAGTGCTGCCAAAGCTGACGACTGCGTCGTCGTCTTCATCTTCATCTTTGCGGTCTGCATTGGGCGGCCGTGTTGCCGGGTCATCAATGTTGTAGATGCAATGCTTGGCACCTTGATAAACCCGCTGCTTGGCGGCGGTGTATTCAGCCATGCTGGCGTACCGGTCGAGGTGATCCGGCGTCACATTGAGAATGGTGGCCGCCACCGGTTTGAGGCTGGAGGTGGTTTCCAGTTGGAAACTGGACAACTCCAGCACAAACAGCTTGGCGTCGGGCGCTAAGGCCAATACCGGCACACCGATATTGCCGCCAACAGCCACTCGTTTGCCGGACTTCTTTGCCATGTCGCCCACCAGGCTGGTGACGGTGCTTTTGCCGTTCGAGCCGGTGATAGCAATGACAGGCGCCCGGTAGTTACGGGCAAAAAGCTCCACATCACCAATGACTTCAATACCGGCTTTAACAATCGCCGGGTCGTCTTTGGGAATGCCGGGGCTGACCACCAGATACAAACATTGCGACAGCTCCATGGGGTCTAGCGGCCCCAGGCTAACATCAACCCCAGCTGGGATCTCATCAAGCCCCGGTGGCGCTTTGCGGGTGTCAAAGCCATGCACGGCGACACCCCGGTCCATCAGCCAGTTAATAGTGGCAATGCCACTGATACCTAATCCCACTACGCCGATCATCACCGCACCTTTAAGGTTGCCAGGCCAACCAGCACCAGGATCAGCGAGATTATCCAGAAACGGACAATAACCCGCGGCTCAGGCCAGCCTTTGAGTTCATAGTGATGGTGAATGGGCGCCATTCTGAAAATGCGCTGTCCGCGCAATTTGTAGGAGCCGACTTGCAGGATCACTGACACCGTTTCCATCACAAAAACGCCGCCCATGATCACCAGCAAGATCTCCTGACGCACCAATACCGCGATAATACCCAGGGTTCCCCCCAGGGCCAGCGAACCTACATCACCCATAAACACCTGAGCCGGATAGGTGTTAAACCATAAAAAGCCCAGCCCCGCGCCGACCAGCGCAGTGCAGAGGATCACCAGCTCAGAGGCGTGACGAACGTAGGGAATATGCAGGTATTCGGCAAACTTAACGTTGCCGGTCAGGTAGGCAATTAAGGCAAAGGCCGCCGCGACCATCACCGTTGGCATAATGGCCAAGCCATCAAGACCGTCGGTGAGGTTTACGGCATTAGAGGTGCCTACCATAACAAAGTAAGTCAGTAGGATGTAAAACAGCCCTAATTGCGGCATCACATCCTTCAAGAACGGCAGTACCAGCTGCGTTTCTTCTGGTTTGGCCTGCCAATACAGGAACACCGCAACCACCAAGGCAATTACCGATTGCCAAAAGTATTTCCAGCGGGCAATAAGGCCTTTGGGATCTTTACGCACCACCTTGCGGTAATCATCCACAAAGCCAATGGCGCCATAAGACAACAGCACAAACAGCACCACCCACACATAGGGGTTACTGAGGTTAGCCCACAACAAGGTGGCCACCGAGACCGACAGCAAAATCATGATGCCGCCCATGGTAGGGGTGCCAGATTTAGACAAGTGACTTTGCGGGCCATCGTCACGCACGGTTTGCCCAACTTGCAGGCGCACCAGCGCTTTAATCAGCCGCGGCCCCATGTAAACCGACATAATCAGTGCCGTCAGGGAACTCAAAATGGCCCTGAAGGTAAGGTAAGAAAACACATGAAACCCATTAATGTAATGGGTTAGGTATTCCGCCAGCCAAACTAACATGCGGCCTCCTTTGAGGCCGCTAGGCGGCTTGCTGCAATTAATTCAACAACCAATTCCATACGAGAACTTCGCGCTCCCTTCACAAGGATGCTGATGTCGGCTTGTTCGTCCGCCAACGCCAACACGAGGCTGTCTACCAGCCCTTCTTTGTTATCAAAATGCCTGGCACCAAGGCCAAAAGCGTCCGTTGCCGCTTGGCTGAGTACGCCCAGAGTAAAGAGGTTGTCGATACCCGCCGCTTTGGCATATTGGCCAAGTTCGGCATGGTAATGACGCGCCTTTTCACCCAACTCACCCAAATCTCCAAGCACCAACACCCGCCGGCCGGAGAAATTCTTCAGGGTGTCTATTGCGGCACGAACTGCACCTACTGAGGCGTTGTAGGTATCGTCGATAAGGCGGCCGCGCGTACCAAGGGCACGGATATTCAGGCGACCCGGAACCGGCTGGACCTGAGCGAGCCCCTTCGCAACCAGACTAAGGTCTACCCCGAGCGCGATAGCGCAGGCCGCTGCGGCCATGGCATTAGCGACGTTATGGCGCCCTGGCAGCGGCATTTGCACGGCCACCTTTTCTTCCCCAACACCAAGGGTGAAGCGGCAGCCGGCTTCTAAACTGTCCACCACGTCGGTAGCGGTGATATCAGCCCCGGCCTGGTAACCAAAGGTCAGGGTTTTCTGATTTTTAAGTTGTGCTAGCCAGTCAGGGGCAAAGTCGTCATCAAGGTTGACCACGGCGGTGCCACCGGCTTTAAGGCCACCGTAAATTTCGCCCTTAGCACGCGCGATACCTTCCAAGGTGCCAAAGCCCGCCAAATGTGTCGGCGCAACATTGTTGATAAGTGCTACATCCGGCTCGACCAACGAGACGGTATAGGCAATTTCACCTTCGTGGTTGGCACCCAGTTCAAAGACACCGAACTGTTCATCACCTTCAAGGCGCAGCAGCGTCAACGGCACGCCAATGTCGTTGTTAAAGTTGCCTTTTGTCGCCAGCACTTTGCCGCTTTCGGCCAAGATACAGCTGAGCATTTCCTTGACCGTGGTTTTGCCGCATGAGCCGGTTAACGCCGCGCTAAGGGGCGCCACTTTCGCTTTCACATAACGGCCCAATTGGCCAAGCGCCAAACGGGTGTCTTCAACCAACAGCTGTGGCTGCAGGCTATCGACCTTTCGGCTTACGACCAAGGCCGCAGCCTTGGCAGCATTTTCAATAAAATCATGAGCATCGAAATGTTCGCCTTTTAAGGCGATAAAAAGCTCACCGCCACTTAAGGAACGGGTATCGGTGCTCACCGCCTTAATGCTGATGTCATCGCCCAACAGCTCGGCATCAATGGCCTTGGCGATTTCAGATAAGGTCATATTCAGCATGACGGCTCCTGGTCCAGCGCCTGCTGGACTTCCTCAATGTCACTAAAGTGCAAGCGTTGCCCGTTGATTTCTTGGTAGTCCTCATGGCCTTTACCGGCGATAAGCACGACATCAAGAGGGCTTGCCTGAGAGATGGCATGGAAAATGGCTTCTTTGCGGTTAGCCACTACCTGCATGGCGTCACCATAAGAGTTACCAGCCAACATCTGCTGAATAATGTCCATTACCTTTTCGCTGCGCGGGTTATCAGCGGTAACGATGCCGATGTCGGCACATTTGGCTACCGCCGCAGTCATTAACGGGCGCTTACCGGGGTCACGGTCGCCACCGCAACCAAAGACACACCACAGCTTGCCTTTGGTATGAGGGCGAAGCGCCGTTAACGCCGCTTCCAACGCATCTGGCGTGTGGGCGTAATCCACTACCACTTGCGGTTTGCCAGCCCGTTCAAAGGCCTGCATCCGCCCTGCCACTGGCTGCACACTGCTGGCCGCAGCGCACAGCGCGTTAAGGTCAAAACCAAGGGCCAGGCCACCGGCGATGGCGGCTAATAAGTTAGAGAGGTTGAAAATACCCAGCAGCGGCGACGACAACTCCGCCTCACCAAAGCTGCCGGTGACTTTGGCGCGAACGCCAGCTAAATGCGGGCGCACGTCAGTGACATACAGCACCTGCGAGGCAAGGCCGCTATCAATGGGCTCCAGACCATAGGCAATGGTGTGTTGGCGCTCAAAACGATCACGCAGCCACGATTCGCCAAGGGGGTCATCGGCATTAATGATGCTGGCCTCAAGGCTAGGCCAGTCAAAAAGCTGGGCCTTGGCGGCCGCATAGGCGCCAAGGGTGCCGTGGTAATCTAGGTGGTCGCGGCTGAGATTGGTAAAAATGGCCACCTTAAATGGCACTGCGCTCACCCGCCCCTGACTTAAGGCATGGCTGGACACTTCCATAGCCGCGATTTTGCAGCCCGACGCGTCAAGGCCCGCTAAGGTGCGTGCCACAGTGATCGCATCAGGGGTGGTATTAATGGCAGGTACCAGCTCACCGAAACGCCCGGCCCCCAAGGTGCCGACAATACCGGCGTTGGTACCTAACTTATCGCAAAGCTGCGCCAACAGCTGCGAGGTG
Encoded here:
- the ftsW gene encoding cell division protein FtsW produces the protein MITLVSLKERFFTRQADTALYDRTLIAVILGLMGFGWVMIASASMPEANRLTGNPFYILDKESFFIVGALILAVVTLQTPISVWAKYNGYLLLLALLLLLAVLVVGHNVNGATRWFRLGPINVQAAEPAKLFLFAYLSGYLVRRHQEVRENLVGFIKPLGVFFLMALMLLAQPDLGTVVVMLVTTLGLLFLAGARVWQFIGMIIMGVAALVLLVVTEPYRMKRVTGFLDPWADPFGTGYQLTQSLMAFGRGGLTGQGLGNSILKLEYLPEAHTDFIMAIIAEELGFIAVALVMVVVFWIVLRALKIGRHAMANERFFEGFFAYSIAIWVAFQAAVNLGVAAGAFPTKGLTMPLVSYGGSSLWIMTIALMVLVRIDHEGRVADMHATGGRS
- the mraY gene encoding phospho-N-acetylmuramoyl-pentapeptide-transferase yields the protein MLVWLAEYLTHYINGFHVFSYLTFRAILSSLTALIMSVYMGPRLIKALVRLQVGQTVRDDGPQSHLSKSGTPTMGGIMILLSVSVATLLWANLSNPYVWVVLFVLLSYGAIGFVDDYRKVVRKDPKGLIARWKYFWQSVIALVVAVFLYWQAKPEETQLVLPFLKDVMPQLGLFYILLTYFVMVGTSNAVNLTDGLDGLAIMPTVMVAAAFALIAYLTGNVKFAEYLHIPYVRHASELVILCTALVGAGLGFLWFNTYPAQVFMGDVGSLALGGTLGIIAVLVRQEILLVIMGGVFVMETVSVILQVGSYKLRGQRIFRMAPIHHHYELKGWPEPRVIVRFWIISLILVLVGLATLKVR
- the murD gene encoding UDP-N-acetylmuramoyl-L-alanine--D-glutamate ligase: MIGVVGLGISGIATINWLMDRGVAVHGFDTRKAPPGLDEIPAGVDVSLGPLDPMELSQCLYLVVSPGIPKDDPAIVKAGIEVIGDVELFARNYRAPVIAITGSNGKSTVTSLVGDMAKKSGKRVAVGGNIGVPVLALAPDAKLFVLELSSFQLETTSSLKPVAATILNVTPDHLDRYASMAEYTAAKQRVYQGAKHCIYNIDDPATRPPNADRKDEDEDDDAVVSFGSTGDYHISDGFLMKGEEPIIATKDVKLIGRHNHLNALAALALGDAAGLPLDGMIKSLKSFGGLEHRCEVIAEKDGVRYINDSKATNLGSLEAALDGFADIEGDIILLAGGDAKGAEFTPLKAKMAKVRELICFGRDAEQVAVMKDNPHRVETLDDAVKLAASLAKPGDLVLLSPACASLDQFKNFEERGERFRLLVKGLK
- the murE gene encoding UDP-N-acetylmuramoyl-L-alanyl-D-glutamate--2,6-diaminopimelate ligase is translated as MVDWHLKQLLAPWLALTVDAKVNTLVLDSRAVRQGGLFVAIPGHKVDGRHFIDEAIEQGASAVLVESEQSGIELRGKVPLVAFPDLRRRLSALAWRFYGEPGIVPVGITGTNGKTTTSQLLAQLCDKLGTNAGIVGTLGAGRFGELVPAINTTPDAITVARTLAGLDASGCKIAAMEVSSHALSQGRVSAVPFKVAIFTNLSRDHLDYHGTLGAYAAAKAQLFDWPSLEASIINADDPLGESWLRDRFERQHTIAYGLEPIDSGLASQVLYVTDVRPHLAGVRAKVTGSFGEAELSSPLLGIFNLSNLLAAIAGGLALGFDLNALCAAASSVQPVAGRMQAFERAGKPQVVVDYAHTPDALEAALTALRPHTKGKLWCVFGCGGDRDPGKRPLMTAAVAKCADIGIVTADNPRSEKVMDIIQQMLAGNSYGDAMQVVANRKEAIFHAISQASPLDVVLIAGKGHEDYQEINGQRLHFSDIEEVQQALDQEPSC
- a CDS encoding UDP-N-acetylmuramoyl-tripeptide--D-alanyl-D-alanine ligase, which gives rise to MLNMTLSEIAKAIDAELLGDDISIKAVSTDTRSLSGGELFIALKGEHFDAHDFIENAAKAAALVVSRKVDSLQPQLLVEDTRLALGQLGRYVKAKVAPLSAALTGSCGKTTVKEMLSCILAESGKVLATKGNFNNDIGVPLTLLRLEGDEQFGVFELGANHEGEIAYTVSLVEPDVALINNVAPTHLAGFGTLEGIARAKGEIYGGLKAGGTAVVNLDDDFAPDWLAQLKNQKTLTFGYQAGADITATDVVDSLEAGCRFTLGVGEEKVAVQMPLPGRHNVANAMAAAACAIALGVDLSLVAKGLAQVQPVPGRLNIRALGTRGRLIDDTYNASVGAVRAAIDTLKNFSGRRVLVLGDLGELGEKARHYHAELGQYAKAAGIDNLFTLGVLSQAATDAFGLGARHFDNKEGLVDSLVLALADEQADISILVKGARSSRMELVVELIAASRLAASKEAAC